The following proteins are encoded in a genomic region of Corylus avellana chromosome ca4, CavTom2PMs-1.0:
- the LOC132177335 gene encoding rust resistance kinase Lr10-like — translation MGVCLEMAFSYFFLFLVFVVGQGEGHNGCHELIRRGGSGQNYTIRFPFRLDTQPEHCGYPGFTLSSANDTAVLVLRNLERTVGGNPYNITDETVLRIRKLFVENIDYKSQVIKVYYPDGSCPSGTFLDQSLEYSPFKPASWEQPQKYTLFNCSSDETQYFSTRSCFRSPIHQVRAFQPDADINDLPIASCKKMYTAQSTSSDQILSFYDNILKLTWHFEGKGKGVLLKLKITGIVFSSFLSIVLVVFALYRVHLCEKAEQQNQAKIKTFLEDYKNFKPMRFSYADIKRITNKFVEKLGEGAYGTVFKGKLSNKVHVAVKMIMNTSKENGEEFINEVGTMGRIHHVNVVRLVGFCADGFRRALVYEFLPNYSLEKFISSVDTKNRFLGWDKLQDIAIGIAKGIDYLHQGCDQQILHFDIKPHNVLLDENFNPKISDFGLAKLCSKDQSAVSMTTARGTLGYIAPEVFSRNFGNVSYKSDIYSFGILLLEVVGGRKNVDITAENTSQVYFPEWIYNFLEQKEDLRVFIEDDEDAEIAKKLAIIGLWCIQWHPVDRPSMKVIIQMLEGGHKLTMPPNPFASTSPTRPKLDQKLDVILEQE, via the exons ATGGGTGTCTGCTTGGAAATGGCATTCtcatattttttcttgtttctggTTTTCGTCGTAGGCCAAGGAGAAGGCCATAATGGGTGCCATGAATTAATACGGCGTGGAGGCAGTGGCCAAAATTACACCATTCGATTTCCCTTCCGACTTGACACCCAGCCAGAGCACTGTGGGTATCCTGGGTTTACTCTATCATCCGCAAATGACACGGCGGTGCTGGTGCTGCGAAATTTAGAGCGAACAGTTGGGGGAAATCCTTACAACATTACAGATGAGACGGTGCTAAGAATCCGGAAACTCTTTGTGGAAAATATTGACTACAAATCTCAGGTAATTAAAGTATATTATCCAGATGGATCTTGCCCTTCCGGAACGTTTCTAGATCAAAGTTTGGAATACTCGCCTTTCAAGCCCGCATCATGGGAACAACCTCAGAAGTACACCTTATTCAATTGTTCCTCAGACGAAACACAATACTTCTCTACGAGATCTTGTTTTCGTAGCCCAATCCACCAAGTTCGTGCCTTCCAGCCGGATGCTGACATCAACGATTTGCCCATAGCTTCTTGTAAAAAGATGTATACTGCTCAATCAACTTCATCTGATCAAATTTTATCCTTTTATGATAATATTCTGAAATTGACGTGGCACTTTGAAGGGAAAGGCAAGG GTGTATTATTGAAGTTAAAGATCACTG GTATCGTCTTTAGTTCATTTCTATCAATAGTGCTTGTGGTCTTTGCTCTCTACCGTGTCCATCTCTGTGAAAAAGCAGAACAACAAAATCAAGCTAAGatcaaaacatttttggagGATTACAAAAATTTCAAGCCCATGAGATTCTCGTATGCTGATATTAAAagaattacaaataaatttgtCGAGAAGTTAGGTGAGGGTGCTTATGGAACAGTCTTCAAAGGAAAACTTTCAAATAAAGTCCATGTTGCGGTGAAGATGATCATGAACACTTCTAAAGAAAACGGGGAAGAATTCATAAATGAAGTAGGGACAATGGGCAGGATTCATCATGTTAATGTAGTTCGCTTGGTTGGCTTCTGTGCAGATGGATTTCGACGTGCTCTAGTTTATGAGTTCTTACCAAATTATTCACTAGAGAAGTTTATATCTTCCGTGGACACTAAAAATCGTTTCCTTGGTTGGGACAAGCTGCAAGATATTGCAATTGGCATAGCAAAAGGTATTGATTATCTTCACCAAGGGTGCGACCAACAAATCCTCCATTTTGATATCAAGCCTCATAATGTTTTGCTAGATGAAAATttcaatccaaaaatttctgattttggtctTGCCAAGTTGTGTTCCAAGGATCAAAGTGCAGTGTCCATGACCACAGCCAGGGGGACCTTGGGTTACATCGCACCAGAAGTGTTCTCTAGGAACTTTGGAAATGTTTCTTATAAATCCGATATCTATAGTTTCGGAATTTTATTGCTTGAAGTGGTAGGAGGGAGAAAGAATGTTGACATTACAGCGGAGAACACTAGTCAAGTTTACTTTCCAGAATGGATCTACAATTTCTTAGAACAAAAAGAAGACTTACGAGTGTTTattgaagatgatgaagatgctgaaattgcaaagaaacttgCAATTATTGGACTTTGGTGCATCCAATGGCACCCAGTGGATCGTCCTTCCATGAAAGTTATAATTCAAATGTTAGAAGGAGGACATAAACTAACTATGCCTCCTAATCCATTTGCCTCGACAAGTCCCACAAGACCAAAGCTAGACCAAAAGTTAGATGTCATCTTAGAACAAGAATAA
- the LOC132177236 gene encoding rust resistance kinase Lr10-like — translation MAGQVPFSAGLSALIVIVLVHESCSTAEDGHRCAPSSCGDQNINYPFRLQDQPQNCGDGNYSLSCENNQTVLHLYAGKYYVRQINYENYTIRVVDSGIHHLSIPLYFLNRNNFSYYKDPYQTMVRKSWYRDDRKLSKGVVFLMCENPVNSRFYLETSTCFGNNGECSSNSSKLYRYVKVGRTNAEDVEDDCQIERMVQTSWPGHISSSDVHNALVYGFELSWLRLMCVPSCGSGEDCYLDDANRVRCDSRDKIFRLILYYASHFVTFLSGLIYIGLYKALITVLGTPCVIAFLIYKWRRRHLSMYYAVEEFLQTHNNLMPIRYSYSEIKKMTENFKDKLGEGGYGTVYKGMLRSGRLVAIKMLGKSKTNGQDFINEVATIGRIHHVNVVQLIGFCIQGSKQALIYEFMPKGSLNKYIFSPEESVVLSYKKIYDIAIGVARGIEYLHRGLQLIGFSIQRSNRALIYEFMPKGSLNKYIFSPEESVVLSYKKIYDIAIEIARGIEYLHRGCGMQILHFDIKPHNILLDENLTPKVSDFGLAQLYPIDNSIVSLTAARETLG, via the exons atgGCAGGACAAGTGCCCTTCTCTGCTGGACTCTCTGCCCTTATTGTTATTGTTCTTGTCCATGAGAGCTGCAGTACTGCTGAGGATGGTCATCGCTGTGCTCCTTCTTCCTGCGGCGATCAAAACATAAACTATCCCTTTCGATTACAAGACCAACCACAAAACTGCGGCGACGGAAATTATAGCCTGTCATGTGAGAACAACCAAACAGTGTTACACTTATATGCCGGAAAATACTACGTACGACAAATCAATTACGAAAACTACACAATCCGAGTGGTAGATTCTGGTATTCATCACCTATCCATCcctctttattttctaaaccgCAATAATTTCAGTTATTATAAGGATCCATATCAAACAATGGTGAGAAAGTCGTGGTATCGCGATGATAGAAAACTATCAAAGGGTGTGGTTTTCTTGATGTGTGAAAATCCGGTGAATTCCCGATTCTATTTGGAGACTTCAACTTGCTTTGGGAATAATGGAGAGTGTTCTTCCAACTCCTCCAAGTTGTATAGATATGTTAAAGTCGGCAGAACGAATGCAGAGGATGTGGAGGACGATTGCCAAATAGAGCGAATGGTTCAGACATCGTGGCCAGGACATATTTCCTCTTCAGACGTCCACAACGCATTGGTATATGGTTTTGAGCTTTCATGGCTCCGACTTATGTGTGTACCAAGCTGCGGATCAGGAGAAGATTGCTACTTGGATGACGCGAATCGTGTTCGTTGCGACTCTCGAGATAAAATATTTA GGTTAATCCTATACTACGCATCCCATTTCG TAACTTTTCTTTCGGGACTAATTTATATTG GACTATACAAGGCCCTAATAACTGTGTTAGGCACTCCTTGTGTGATTgcatttttgatatataaatggCGTAGAAGGCATTTATCCATGTATTATGCTGTTGAAGAATTTCTACAAACCCACAACAACCTCATGCCAATAAGGTACTCTTACTCAGAAATTAAGAAGATGACCGAAAATTTCAAGGACAAATTAGGTGAAGGAGGCTATGGCACGGTATATAAAGGAATGCTTCGAAGTGGCCGTCTTGTAGCTATAAAGATGTTAGGTAAATCCAAAACTAATGGACAAGACTTTATAAATGAAGTTGCAACTATTGGAAGGATTCACCATGTTAATGTAGTGCAGCTTATTGGTTTTTGCATTCAAGGGTCAAAGCAGGCTCTTATATATGAATTCATGCCTAAAGGGTCTTTGAATAAGTACATTTTTTCACCAGAAGAAAGTGTTGTCCTAAGCTACaagaaaatatatgatattgcAATTGGAGTTGCTCGTGGGATTGAATATTTACATCGAGGAT TGCAGCTTATTGGTTTTTCCATTCAAAGGTCGAATCGGGCTCTTATATATGAATTCATGCCTAAAGGGTCATTGAATAAGTACATTTTTTCGCCAGAAGAAAGTGTTGTCCTAAGCTACAAGAAAATATATGATATAGCTATTGAAATTGCTCGTGGGATTGAATATTTACATCGAGGATGTGGCATGCAGATTTTGCATTTTGATATCAAGCCTCACAACATTCTTCTTGATGAGAATTTGACTCCTAAGGTTTCTGACTTTGGCCTGGCACAACTGTATCCAATAGATAACAGTATTGTTTCTTTGACTGCAGCAAGAGAAACATTAGGATAA